A region from the Candidatus Electrothrix scaldis genome encodes:
- a CDS encoding nucleotide exchange factor GrpE gives MTEEHKIEEEISEEEKDELQEETTDSAEEVEVADEEIVEEQISVETLTQELEETRSKMLRVAADAENFKKRMERDKAKLLKYAGENILREVLTSVDNLDRAIEQGGVEGGDPAQKLEALLAGVELTRKGLHTMLERFEVTPLESVGQPFNPDQMDALTMEASDEIPTNHVVTEFAKGYNFKDKVLRHAQVVVSSGPASE, from the coding sequence GTGACTGAAGAACATAAAATTGAAGAAGAGATAAGCGAAGAGGAAAAGGACGAGCTCCAGGAAGAGACGACTGACTCTGCTGAGGAAGTGGAGGTAGCTGACGAAGAAATAGTGGAAGAACAGATCTCTGTAGAAACGCTTACCCAGGAGCTGGAAGAAACCCGCTCAAAGATGCTACGCGTTGCGGCAGATGCTGAGAATTTCAAAAAACGGATGGAACGTGACAAGGCCAAGTTGCTCAAGTACGCTGGCGAAAACATCCTCCGCGAAGTGCTGACCTCAGTAGATAATCTTGATCGGGCCATCGAACAGGGTGGCGTTGAGGGCGGTGATCCCGCACAAAAACTTGAGGCACTGCTGGCAGGTGTTGAACTGACCCGCAAAGGTCTCCATACCATGCTGGAACGCTTCGAGGTCACTCCCCTGGAATCTGTAGGTCAACCCTTTAATCCAGACCAAATGGATGCCTTGACGATGGAAGCCAGTGATGAAATACCGACCAACCATGTGGTCACTGAATTCGCCAAGGGCTACAACTTTAAAGACAAGGTATTGCGCCATGCGCAAGTCGTTGTTTCCAGTGGTCCAGCTTCCGAATAA
- the dnaK gene encoding molecular chaperone DnaK, which produces MSKIIGIDLGTTNSCIAIMDGGDPKVIENSEGTRTTPSIVAFSDNGERLVGQVAKRQAVTNPTKTLFAIKRLIGRKFGDPEVKKSIELSPFQIVEAPNGDAMVEVDGKSYSAAEISAMILGKMKKTAEEYLGETVTEAVVTVPAYFNDAQRQATKDAGKIAGLNVQRIINEPTAASLAYGLDKKGEEKIAVFDLGGGTFDVSILEIGDGVFEVKSTNGDTFLGGEDFDMRIVNWLADEFKRDQGVDLRSDKMALQRLKEEAEKAKKELSSSMETDINLPFITADATGPKHLNVKLSRAKLESLVADLIDRCAGPCLTALKDAGLSASEIDEVILVGGMTRMPKVQEKVKEIFGKDPHKGVNPDEVVAIGAAIQGGVLRGDVKDVLLLDVTPLSLGIETLGGVMTKLIEKNTTVPTKKSQVFSTAADNQPAVSIHVLQGEREMADANKTIGRFELADIPPAPRGVPQIEVTFDLDANGILHVSAKDMGTGKEQSIRITASSGLSEEEIEKMKKDAELHADEDKKRKEMVEAKNNGDSMIHMTEKSLNELGDKVDAETKANVEREIENLKKALEGDDLEAIKSATEALTQASHKLAELMYAQASQGQGDAGAAGGAAGADAAGGSSKKNDDDDVVDADFEEVK; this is translated from the coding sequence ATGAGTAAAATAATTGGAATTGACTTGGGAACCACCAACTCTTGTATTGCCATCATGGATGGCGGTGATCCAAAAGTCATTGAAAACAGCGAAGGAACACGAACCACTCCGTCAATTGTTGCTTTTTCTGACAACGGCGAGCGTCTTGTCGGTCAGGTTGCAAAACGTCAGGCTGTTACCAACCCAACCAAAACTCTGTTTGCTATCAAGCGTCTCATTGGTCGTAAATTTGGCGACCCTGAGGTCAAAAAGTCTATCGAACTGAGCCCGTTTCAGATCGTCGAGGCCCCGAACGGCGATGCCATGGTAGAGGTAGACGGCAAATCTTACTCAGCAGCTGAGATTTCAGCTATGATCCTGGGCAAGATGAAAAAGACCGCTGAAGAGTACCTGGGCGAGACCGTTACTGAGGCTGTTGTTACTGTACCGGCTTACTTTAACGATGCACAGCGTCAGGCAACCAAGGATGCTGGTAAGATTGCTGGTCTGAACGTACAACGTATCATCAACGAGCCCACAGCAGCCTCTCTGGCCTATGGTCTGGATAAAAAGGGCGAAGAAAAAATCGCGGTCTTTGACTTGGGTGGCGGTACCTTTGACGTATCCATCCTGGAGATCGGCGACGGTGTATTTGAGGTAAAATCCACCAACGGTGACACCTTCCTCGGTGGTGAAGATTTTGATATGCGCATCGTTAACTGGCTGGCTGATGAGTTCAAGCGTGATCAGGGCGTTGATCTGCGCAGCGACAAAATGGCTCTTCAACGCCTGAAAGAGGAAGCTGAAAAGGCCAAGAAAGAGCTGTCCAGCTCTATGGAGACCGATATCAATCTGCCTTTTATCACAGCAGATGCCACAGGCCCCAAACATCTCAACGTGAAGCTGTCTCGGGCAAAACTGGAGTCTCTGGTTGCTGATCTGATTGATCGCTGTGCAGGTCCCTGTCTGACCGCATTGAAAGATGCTGGCCTGTCAGCATCTGAAATTGACGAGGTTATTCTGGTTGGTGGTATGACCCGTATGCCTAAAGTGCAGGAAAAGGTAAAAGAAATCTTTGGTAAGGATCCGCATAAGGGTGTTAACCCGGATGAAGTTGTCGCTATTGGTGCGGCAATCCAGGGTGGTGTTCTGCGCGGTGATGTAAAAGACGTTCTCCTGCTTGATGTTACCCCGCTTTCTCTAGGTATCGAGACCTTGGGTGGCGTTATGACCAAGCTGATTGAGAAGAACACCACTGTTCCAACCAAGAAGAGCCAGGTCTTCTCCACCGCAGCAGACAATCAGCCCGCTGTTTCTATCCATGTGCTCCAGGGTGAGCGTGAGATGGCTGATGCGAACAAGACCATTGGTCGCTTTGAGCTGGCTGATATCCCGCCTGCACCGCGTGGCGTACCCCAGATTGAAGTAACCTTTGATCTGGATGCCAACGGTATCCTCCACGTCTCTGCGAAGGACATGGGGACCGGCAAAGAGCAGTCCATCCGCATCACCGCCTCTTCCGGTCTGAGCGAGGAAGAGATTGAGAAGATGAAAAAGGATGCTGAACTGCACGCCGATGAGGACAAAAAGCGCAAGGAAATGGTTGAGGCCAAAAATAATGGCGACTCCATGATCCACATGACCGAGAAGAGCCTGAACGAGCTGGGCGATAAGGTTGATGCGGAGACCAAAGCCAATGTAGAACGCGAGATTGAGAACCTGAAAAAGGCTCTGGAAGGCGATGACCTTGAGGCTATCAAGTCTGCCACAGAGGCTTTGACCCAGGCTTCGCATAAACTGGCAGAGTTGATGTATGCCCAAGCTTCTCAGGGTCAGGGTGATGCAGGAGCTGCTGGTGGCGCTGCTGGAGCAGATGCTGCTGGCGGATCTTCAAAGAAAAACGACGATGATGACGTTGTTGATGCTGATTTTGAAGAAGTAAAATAA
- a CDS encoding FG-GAP repeat protein, with the protein MHIIRIQKICIGLFLVSLFINSSIMAEIDTTKVQKLLGDAGDASDWFGVSVSVYDNTALVGTWPGAVYVFTRNTQGAWTQQEKLTLPPEEGDKLGSSVSLYGNTALIGSHFDVEGSYIRHRAAYVFVRDSGGNWSQQAKLSIDDYAEGDWFGVSVSLSGDTAAIGAMGDDGTGAVYIFTRNSDGVWSQQAKLTSTNSADFDLFGIAVSLYQDTVLIGARQNGVDGLEWAGSAYVFTRSGVTWTQQQKLTPSDEIKWGYFGNAVSVYGDTALIGARRDQGLFTPGAAYIFVRDISGHWSEAQKLMASDAALQDHDNFGGAVSVYGNTALIGASQSQENSIMTGATYVFQRDNSGNWTQQKKIVAFDAAANDRFGYSVSLSKNNALTGAIEDNSTGSAYCYGSKETGNFPILYLPAILRRIHP; encoded by the coding sequence ATGCACATCATCAGAATTCAAAAAATCTGTATAGGGTTATTTTTGGTTAGCCTATTTATTAATAGTTCGATCATGGCTGAGATAGATACTACAAAGGTCCAAAAACTGCTGGGAGATGCAGGCGATGCATCTGATTGGTTTGGAGTTAGTGTCTCAGTATATGATAATACAGCGCTAGTAGGAACATGGCCTGGCGCTGTTTATGTATTTACTCGCAATACTCAAGGTGCTTGGACCCAGCAAGAGAAACTCACATTACCCCCGGAAGAAGGTGATAAATTAGGAAGCAGCGTTTCGTTATATGGTAACACGGCCTTAATCGGGTCTCATTTTGACGTTGAAGGAAGTTACATTCGGCATAGAGCTGCCTATGTTTTTGTGAGAGATAGCGGGGGAAACTGGAGTCAGCAAGCCAAACTATCAATCGATGATTACGCTGAAGGAGACTGGTTTGGTGTCTCTGTTTCACTATCGGGCGATACAGCAGCAATAGGAGCTATGGGGGACGATGGCACAGGTGCTGTATATATCTTTACCCGGAATAGCGATGGGGTTTGGAGTCAACAGGCCAAGCTTACATCAACTAACTCTGCTGATTTTGATTTATTTGGCATTGCGGTGTCTCTCTACCAGGATACCGTTCTTATAGGCGCACGGCAAAATGGAGTTGATGGGTTAGAATGGGCAGGTTCTGCTTATGTCTTTACCAGGTCCGGTGTTACATGGACTCAACAGCAAAAACTCACTCCATCTGATGAAATAAAGTGGGGTTATTTCGGGAACGCAGTTTCAGTCTATGGAGACACCGCGTTAATAGGAGCAAGGCGAGACCAAGGTTTGTTTACTCCCGGAGCGGCATATATCTTTGTTCGTGACATATCTGGACATTGGAGTGAAGCGCAGAAACTCATGGCGAGTGACGCTGCTCTCCAAGATCATGATAATTTTGGAGGCGCCGTATCAGTATACGGCAACACGGCTCTGATAGGAGCTTCACAGAGCCAAGAAAATTCAATCATGACAGGTGCTACTTACGTCTTTCAACGGGATAACTCAGGAAACTGGACACAGCAAAAAAAGATTGTTGCATTTGATGCTGCAGCGAATGATCGTTTTGGTTATTCAGTGTCTCTATCCAAAAACAACGCCTTGACCGGAGCGATTGAGGATAACTCCACCGGTTCAGCATACTGCTATGGCTCGAAAGAGACAGGGAATTTTCCGATCTTATATTTACCTGCAATTTTACGTCGCATTCATCCATAA
- the serC gene encoding 3-phosphoserine/phosphohydroxythreonine transaminase — protein sequence MPARIYNFSPGPATLPYAVLEEAAKDIVNFKDKGIGLIEMSHRSKEFMAVADEAEALVRELLEVPENYKVLFLQGGASSQFFMIPMNLLGAGKKATYLNTGTWTKKAIKEAKMLGDIDIAYTSEESSFNRVPEAGEYSVDEASEYLYLCSNNTIYGTQFADFPEKDKMLVCDMSSDIFSRPLDVSRFGIIFAGAQKNMGPAGVTLVIIREDLLDSTPDNVPTMLRYKTHADKGSMFNTPPTFAIYCVGRVLNWLKEQGGVAAMQKLNEEKAALLYEAIDSNDFYRGHAEKASRSLMNVTFNLPTPELEAQFIAEAAAIGLDGLKGHRSIGGCRASIYNAFPKEGVEKLVAFMAEFAAKNA from the coding sequence ATGCCAGCAAGAATTTATAATTTCAGCCCCGGACCAGCAACCCTTCCTTATGCCGTTCTTGAAGAAGCAGCAAAGGATATTGTTAATTTCAAGGATAAGGGCATTGGTCTCATTGAAATGAGCCATCGCTCTAAGGAATTCATGGCTGTGGCTGATGAAGCCGAGGCCTTGGTTCGTGAGTTGCTTGAGGTGCCTGAAAATTACAAGGTGCTTTTCCTGCAAGGTGGCGCGTCATCTCAGTTTTTCATGATACCCATGAACCTGCTCGGCGCAGGTAAAAAGGCCACTTATCTAAACACTGGTACCTGGACCAAGAAGGCCATTAAAGAGGCCAAGATGTTAGGTGATATTGATATCGCTTATACCAGCGAAGAGAGCAGCTTTAACAGGGTCCCGGAAGCGGGGGAGTACAGCGTTGATGAGGCATCTGAGTACCTGTACCTCTGCTCTAACAACACTATCTATGGGACCCAGTTTGCTGATTTCCCGGAAAAGGACAAGATGCTGGTCTGTGATATGTCTTCGGATATCTTTTCACGCCCGCTTGATGTCTCTCGCTTTGGTATCATCTTTGCCGGTGCGCAGAAGAATATGGGACCTGCCGGTGTAACTCTGGTTATCATCCGGGAAGATCTGCTGGACAGCACCCCGGATAATGTTCCCACCATGCTCCGCTATAAGACCCATGCCGATAAAGGCTCCATGTTCAACACTCCGCCGACCTTTGCTATCTACTGCGTGGGCCGGGTTCTGAACTGGTTAAAAGAGCAGGGTGGTGTTGCAGCCATGCAAAAGCTCAATGAAGAAAAAGCAGCGCTACTGTACGAGGCCATTGATAGCAATGACTTCTACCGTGGTCATGCTGAGAAGGCTTCCCGTTCTCTGATGAACGTAACCTTTAATCTGCCGACCCCTGAGCTGGAAGCTCAGTTCATTGCAGAGGCTGCTGCCATTGGCTTAGATGGTTTGAAAGGCCATCGCTCTATCGGCGGTTGCCGGGCGTCCATTTATAATGCCTTTCCTAAGGAAGGCGTAGAAAAACTGGTTGCTTTTATGGCAGAGTTTGCTGCCAAGAACGCCTGA
- a CDS encoding tRNA (cytidine(34)-2'-O)-methyltransferase, translating to MQASPLHIVLVEPEIPPNTGSIARLCGATDSVLDLVHPLGFSTDDKHLKRAGLDYWPHVNIHHWPSFEEFLEQHDERRLYFFTTKSDSPYYQADFQPGDYLVFGRETKGLPEETLALYPDRCYTIPMTNPHIRSLNLAMSAGIVLYEALRQIQPR from the coding sequence ATGCAAGCATCACCCCTTCATATCGTCTTGGTCGAACCGGAAATACCTCCCAATACCGGGTCAATTGCCCGCCTCTGCGGGGCAACAGATTCTGTGTTGGATTTGGTACACCCTTTGGGGTTCAGCACCGATGACAAGCATTTGAAGCGGGCAGGGCTTGATTATTGGCCCCATGTCAATATTCATCATTGGCCGAGCTTTGAGGAATTTCTAGAGCAGCATGATGAGCGGAGGCTCTATTTTTTTACGACCAAGAGCGATAGCCCCTATTATCAGGCTGATTTCCAACCGGGTGATTACCTGGTTTTTGGCCGGGAGACAAAGGGATTACCGGAAGAAACCCTTGCGCTCTATCCTGACCGTTGTTATACCATTCCCATGACAAATCCGCATATCCGCAGCCTTAATCTGGCCATGAGTGCCGGGATCGTCCTGTATGAGGCTCTGCGTCAGATACAACCTCGTTAA
- a CDS encoding SET domain-containing protein-lysine N-methyltransferase: MIYPKKFGINPLYPQAADFEVIYKDTLSGSGVITKRYFAQGDLLAMVAGEEMSEILQHTLQITPDRHMYDPYFTGYFLHSCSPNVSLDMSRRTVTALCDIEAGSFLSMDYAETEDVLFKQFPCSCGSPNCRLWITGRKETATAPYVAALTGPAGIMATQLAGEC, encoded by the coding sequence ATGATTTATCCAAAAAAATTCGGGATTAACCCTCTGTATCCACAAGCTGCTGACTTTGAAGTTATCTACAAAGATACACTTTCAGGTTCAGGAGTTATTACAAAAAGATACTTTGCTCAGGGAGATCTCTTGGCAATGGTAGCAGGGGAAGAAATGTCGGAGATACTTCAGCACACTCTCCAGATCACACCAGACCGGCACATGTATGACCCATATTTTACAGGGTACTTCCTCCATTCTTGTTCACCCAATGTCTCTCTTGATATGAGCAGAAGGACAGTAACCGCCCTTTGCGACATCGAAGCGGGAAGCTTTCTCTCTATGGATTACGCTGAAACAGAAGATGTCCTTTTTAAACAATTCCCCTGCTCCTGCGGCAGCCCAAACTGTCGTTTATGGATTACAGGCCGTAAGGAAACAGCGACTGCGCCTTATGTAGCCGCACTGACCGGTCCTGCCGGGATCATGGCGACACAGCTGGCAGGCGAGTGTTAA
- a CDS encoding diaminopimelate decarboxylase, with translation MDSRQYYAWWQREDLCYQAGQLHFAGRAVKQLAAQFGSRSFVYSFARIRENLSRLYQALEEAELRAGFSVLYAMKANRFVPLLTRLQETGRCGIDACSPNEVELAVSCGFSPSDISFTAGNLSRADYEQLARYAGLFMDCDSLHAIRTWAQYKPGAKIGIRINPAAGVSREANSTLQYAGNKVTKFGIYQEQFDEALATAADCGLTVAKIHFHTGCGYLTPQLNQLDEVIERCMWFIKRCDTLEKVNMGGGLGVPHNAFDQPLDLSQWAAVLKKHFSETGLHLEVEPGEYLLKDAGILLLEKTMVEKKKDIVFLGLDAGFNLAPEPAYYQLPLQPVPLELRDEVFSPMRVVGNINEAIDVWYDQSWMPDMDGQEYLALINAGAYSSSMASNHCMRGQFKEFLLP, from the coding sequence ATGGATAGCAGGCAGTACTACGCCTGGTGGCAGAGAGAGGATCTCTGCTATCAGGCCGGGCAACTTCATTTTGCTGGCAGGGCAGTTAAACAACTGGCTGCCCAATTCGGTTCACGGAGTTTTGTCTACTCCTTTGCCAGGATCCGGGAGAATCTGAGCCGACTTTATCAGGCCCTGGAAGAGGCTGAACTGCGCGCTGGTTTCTCGGTTCTCTATGCCATGAAGGCCAACCGCTTTGTCCCCCTCCTGACCCGGCTTCAGGAAACCGGACGCTGCGGCATTGACGCCTGTTCTCCCAATGAGGTGGAACTGGCTGTGAGTTGTGGCTTTTCCCCCAGTGATATTTCCTTTACTGCGGGCAATCTCTCCCGTGCTGATTATGAGCAGCTCGCCCGTTATGCGGGCCTGTTCATGGACTGTGATTCCCTGCACGCTATCAGGACCTGGGCACAGTATAAACCAGGGGCAAAGATCGGCATCCGCATCAACCCGGCTGCCGGGGTAAGCCGTGAGGCCAACAGCACCCTGCAATATGCCGGCAATAAGGTCACCAAGTTCGGCATCTATCAGGAACAGTTTGACGAGGCCCTGGCCACGGCTGCGGACTGCGGACTGACGGTTGCGAAGATTCATTTTCATACGGGTTGCGGCTACCTCACGCCCCAGCTGAACCAGCTGGACGAGGTGATAGAACGCTGCATGTGGTTTATCAAGCGTTGTGACACGCTGGAAAAGGTCAATATGGGAGGAGGCCTCGGTGTTCCTCATAATGCCTTTGACCAGCCCCTTGATCTCTCGCAATGGGCCGCTGTCCTGAAAAAACACTTCAGCGAAACAGGACTGCATCTGGAGGTTGAGCCGGGAGAATACCTGCTCAAGGATGCGGGCATTCTGCTGCTGGAGAAAACAATGGTCGAGAAAAAGAAAGACATAGTCTTTCTTGGGCTTGATGCGGGCTTTAACCTGGCACCGGAGCCAGCCTATTATCAACTACCCTTACAACCGGTCCCTCTGGAGCTGCGTGATGAGGTGTTTTCTCCTATGCGGGTTGTCGGTAATATCAACGAGGCCATTGATGTCTGGTATGATCAATCCTGGATGCCCGATATGGATGGACAGGAATATCTGGCCCTGATCAATGCCGGGGCATATTCTTCTTCTATGGCCTCGAATCATTGTATGCGGGGACAATTCAAGGAGTTTCTGCTGCCGTAG
- a CDS encoding RNA-directed DNA polymerase, giving the protein MNMHDAIKAAVKNIASHGDTDIFPFPFECHLFHDSPQKCVELIEKIHSEFDDYMASYGPDIIETLSQVGYTGFRWAAQIEPFWNAYYLACVIKLADAIEAVRLPENVQSIFSYRFSWQEDTGKLFKDSTWRDYKNRCIALSHAHPFVIVTDIADFYPRIYHHRIENALKRLESAGDLPGRIMKMLSAFSQIHVSYGLPIGGPASRILAELALINVDRYLKTKQTVFCRYADDFCIFCSDRSSAYKKLVFLSEQLFNEGLVLNKKKTRILTAEEYQETSKAFMPTDQSEDGNDEHKLLNISLRYDPYSPTAEEDYDALKEAVGDIDIIGILGREVAKTAIDPTVSKQAINAIKALAPPLQGAAIRTILDTRNLQVLSPVFVTILRLVRAIYASLAEEDKDFIDETLMELYQQGSPLLSVDLNLSYYIQVIGQRKSTIKEELLVRLFDTHSNPLIRRLILLILADWECHYWLSDLKRQYSSLSVWEKRAFILASYVLGDEGKHWRNHAKKNWSPMDSLVREWFSVRYQTNRNMPI; this is encoded by the coding sequence ATGAATATGCATGATGCTATTAAAGCGGCTGTTAAAAATATTGCCTCACACGGTGATACCGACATCTTTCCGTTTCCGTTCGAGTGCCATCTTTTCCACGATAGCCCTCAAAAATGTGTGGAACTTATCGAAAAGATACATTCGGAATTCGATGATTATATGGCATCCTACGGCCCGGATATTATTGAGACCCTCAGTCAAGTTGGATACACAGGATTTCGCTGGGCAGCCCAGATTGAACCATTCTGGAATGCATACTACCTTGCCTGTGTGATCAAACTCGCAGATGCAATTGAGGCTGTCAGATTGCCGGAAAATGTGCAGAGCATATTTTCGTATCGATTTTCTTGGCAGGAAGACACAGGGAAGCTCTTCAAAGACTCAACGTGGAGAGATTATAAAAACAGATGTATAGCTCTTTCCCACGCGCATCCTTTCGTGATCGTAACTGATATCGCTGATTTTTATCCACGAATTTATCATCATCGGATAGAAAATGCCCTCAAGCGATTAGAATCAGCTGGCGACCTGCCTGGACGAATCATGAAAATGCTCTCTGCTTTTTCACAAATTCATGTTTCATACGGCCTGCCTATCGGTGGGCCTGCCTCTCGTATTTTGGCGGAATTGGCACTGATAAACGTAGACCGATATCTCAAAACTAAACAAACTGTATTTTGTAGATACGCTGACGATTTTTGTATATTTTGCTCTGATCGTTCTTCGGCCTATAAAAAACTGGTCTTCCTATCAGAACAACTTTTCAATGAAGGGTTGGTACTAAATAAGAAAAAAACACGTATTCTTACTGCGGAGGAATATCAGGAAACATCAAAAGCATTCATGCCTACGGATCAAAGTGAAGATGGAAACGACGAACATAAACTCCTTAATATTTCTCTTCGATATGATCCTTATTCTCCGACTGCGGAGGAAGACTATGACGCCCTTAAGGAAGCAGTAGGTGATATTGATATTATTGGAATTTTAGGAAGGGAAGTAGCAAAGACGGCTATTGATCCAACGGTTTCCAAGCAGGCGATTAATGCAATTAAAGCATTGGCACCACCGCTTCAGGGTGCTGCAATCCGAACAATATTAGACACAAGAAACCTCCAAGTACTTTCTCCTGTATTCGTTACAATCTTACGCTTAGTTCGTGCCATTTATGCCTCTCTTGCTGAAGAAGATAAAGACTTCATTGACGAGACATTGATGGAGTTATATCAGCAGGGATCGCCATTGTTAAGTGTTGATCTAAACCTAAGCTATTATATTCAGGTGATTGGGCAACGAAAAAGTACCATCAAAGAGGAACTGCTCGTGCGACTCTTTGATACTCACTCAAATCCTCTTATTAGAAGATTAATTCTACTGATTCTCGCAGACTGGGAATGTCACTACTGGCTTTCCGATTTAAAACGTCAATATTCCAGCCTTTCCGTATGGGAAAAAAGAGCCTTTATTTTGGCATCATATGTTCTAGGTGATGAAGGTAAGCATTGGCGAAACCATGCGAAAAAAAACTGGTCTCCCATGGACAGCCTTGTTCGTGAGTGGTTCAGTGTACGCTATCAAACCAACAGGAATATGCCTATATGA
- a CDS encoding Fic family protein: MNVTEKTYLAAYSQTIGTQIDNLFTRFDFSEDNGRFDYLTKASAVYSSNIEGNSVDLNSYMNYELSRTNSKPGKEIEEIENLIAAYGFAQQNRLTEENLLHCHKMFSETFLIKSKRGAYRIEPVGVFGKTGMAYLAVEPELVGKEMETFFKGIAELLNAPLTTEEVFYFAALLHLRFAHIHPFRDGNGRAARLLEKWFLAEKLGEHLWKIPSEQYYKEHQPEYYATIHLGVNFYELDYDKCIDFLVMLPKCLM, translated from the coding sequence ATGAATGTTACGGAAAAAACATACCTTGCCGCTTATTCACAAACCATAGGCACCCAGATTGACAACCTGTTCACCCGCTTTGACTTTTCAGAGGATAACGGAAGATTCGATTACCTGACCAAGGCCTCCGCTGTCTACTCCTCAAACATAGAGGGCAACAGCGTCGATCTGAATTCGTACATGAATTATGAGCTGAGCCGGACAAACTCCAAACCCGGAAAAGAGATCGAAGAAATAGAAAACCTTATTGCCGCTTATGGCTTTGCCCAACAAAACAGGTTAACCGAGGAAAACCTGCTCCACTGCCACAAGATGTTTTCTGAAACCTTCCTGATCAAGAGCAAAAGAGGCGCGTACCGAATTGAACCCGTCGGTGTGTTCGGCAAAACCGGCATGGCCTATTTGGCCGTGGAACCTGAATTGGTCGGCAAAGAGATGGAAACCTTTTTCAAGGGCATTGCAGAGCTTCTCAACGCGCCTCTGACCACAGAAGAGGTCTTTTACTTTGCCGCCCTGCTCCACCTACGCTTTGCCCATATTCATCCCTTCAGAGACGGCAACGGACGAGCGGCACGGCTGCTGGAAAAATGGTTTCTGGCGGAAAAGCTCGGTGAACACCTCTGGAAGATCCCATCAGAGCAGTACTATAAAGAGCATCAGCCGGAATACTATGCGACTATACACCTGGGAGTCAATTTCTACGAACTTGACTATGACAAGTGCATCGACTTCCTGGTGATGCTTCCGAAATGTTTGATGTAA
- a CDS encoding radical SAM protein, producing the protein MHYQGNIIRPPSEANSIILQVTVGCSHNRCTFCGAYRDPEQKFHIKDDSIIAEDIAFAARYCRRQKTVFLADGDALIIPHKKLLTLCQKIRAELPWVRRISLYANCRDILKRSAQELAELKQAGVGRIYMGLESGHELTLSAIKKGSTAREMIEAGLRVREAGIFLSVTCLLGIAGRQYSRQHAEDTAAVLNQMQPSQIAVLTLMLLKNTELGQAAINGSFQLPDQEGLFRELRTLLAGLDDFRCQFQANHASNYFTLDGRLPKDREAFLAIIDQALSGVMTLKSEELRGL; encoded by the coding sequence GTGCATTACCAAGGCAATATCATCCGCCCCCCTAGTGAGGCAAACTCCATCATTCTCCAGGTCACGGTAGGCTGCTCGCATAATCGCTGCACCTTCTGCGGGGCCTATCGCGATCCTGAGCAGAAATTCCATATCAAGGATGACAGCATCATTGCTGAAGACATCGCCTTTGCTGCCCGATACTGTCGGCGACAGAAGACAGTCTTTCTTGCTGATGGAGATGCCCTGATCATCCCGCACAAGAAGTTACTCACCCTCTGCCAAAAAATACGGGCTGAATTGCCCTGGGTGCGCCGCATCAGCCTTTATGCCAATTGCCGGGATATTCTTAAGAGAAGCGCCCAGGAACTTGCTGAGCTGAAACAAGCTGGGGTGGGCCGTATCTACATGGGTCTGGAAAGCGGCCATGAGCTGACTTTGTCGGCTATCAAAAAGGGATCAACAGCTCGTGAGATGATTGAGGCAGGCCTGAGGGTGCGGGAGGCAGGAATTTTTCTTTCGGTCACCTGCCTGCTCGGTATAGCCGGGCGCCAATATTCCCGGCAACACGCTGAAGACACAGCTGCTGTCCTGAACCAAATGCAACCGAGCCAGATTGCAGTGCTTACCCTGATGCTTTTGAAAAATACAGAGTTGGGGCAAGCAGCAATAAACGGTTCTTTCCAGCTGCCTGACCAGGAAGGCTTATTCCGGGAGCTCCGCACCCTGCTTGCAGGTCTGGATGATTTTCGTTGCCAATTCCAGGCCAATCACGCTTCCAACTATTTCACCCTGGATGGCCGCCTGCCTAAGGACCGGGAGGCCTTTCTTGCCATTATTGACCAGGCTCTCTCCGGGGTTATGACCTTGAAATCGGAAGAGTTGCGGGGATTGTAG